A window of the Parafrankia discariae genome harbors these coding sequences:
- a CDS encoding ABC transporter permease subunit produces MDDVMGYALLSLGVGALYALVATGVVVIQRGAGVLNMAQGALLAWAAYAFHGAREAWGLPAAPAAVLAVGSTMAVGLVFHQLVLRPMRQATAVLRLMATLGLLIVIQSLLTLMYGGDVRRSPTVLPTGKVILFDTAVGVDVLVRLAVVAAVVAGLWAVFRFTALGLAATAVTENPRAAASLGWSPDAVASWAWLAGSALAGLGGVLLAPLQNPLSAGGLMLLIVPGLAVALVARFRSLPAVLAGALALGVVELETQVHLIADHPAWRGVDRAVPLAVIVFYLAVRGRGIPDRGHVAERHPVLGSGRVHWRALGITVAGALVAVWWLLPASWVNALNANAIWATIILSVVVLVGFTGQLSLAQLAFSGIAALIAGRLVATRGWPLEAALVVGVAGTAVVGVLFALPALRTRGLQLAVVTLGLGAAVDALLFQRGYHSPAASPLSALFGDLGTLEGTEVGDATLFGISLDKVTHPRGFATLSLLAFVLLGLAVANLRRGRAGRRLIAVRTNERAAAALGISVVGAKLYAFALSAAIAGFGGVLYAFYTYGERGNIDYGGGLFSPFASILLIAYAVVGGVGWISGSFAGATMAAEALATRAGAWVGSVLGQLGLLLRLLFAAVAGSLGLAVGRAVVPAPGPAAGAAGPGAPGPAVPSGAAAGAAGPSVAARGAWPRRAVPWVVTAAFAGAAFAAGGRVVDWLADLDRYVPLIGGLVLVTVLSRSGGGMAPENARTARRILERHFPKAVERRMAADTARVVRLLGPVPALEPVATAPAGPAGPPAGPPVSPATGPGTGPATGPIRRVGTVAYPGRPATLSVWGLSVSFGSVAAVSSVDLRVEPGRVVGVIGPNGAGKTTVIDAITGYTSSVSRSLMLGDTRLDRLPAHLRARAGISRSFQNLELFEDLTVIENIQAACDPRDARAYAGDLVLPRSRPLPAAAAAAVEAFGLRDDLLRTVSELSYGRRRLLAIARAVATCPSVLLLDEPCAGLDENESAGVATLLRRLADNWGLGILLNEHDMDVVMRICDQVVVLDGGEVIAQGTPGQVRVDPRVRRAYLGDATGTGRVAAAGTAGSTGSAGR; encoded by the coding sequence GTGGACGACGTCATGGGCTACGCCCTGTTGAGCCTGGGTGTCGGGGCGCTGTACGCGCTCGTCGCCACCGGCGTGGTCGTGATCCAGCGCGGGGCCGGCGTGCTGAACATGGCGCAGGGCGCGCTGCTGGCGTGGGCCGCGTACGCGTTCCACGGGGCGCGTGAGGCGTGGGGCCTGCCGGCGGCGCCGGCGGCGGTGCTCGCCGTCGGGTCGACGATGGCCGTCGGCCTGGTGTTCCACCAGCTGGTGCTCCGCCCGATGCGCCAGGCCACCGCCGTGCTGCGGCTGATGGCCACGCTCGGGCTGCTGATCGTCATCCAGTCGCTGCTCACCCTGATGTACGGCGGGGACGTCCGGCGTTCACCCACCGTGCTGCCGACCGGCAAGGTGATCCTGTTCGACACCGCGGTCGGGGTGGACGTCCTGGTGCGGCTCGCCGTGGTGGCCGCGGTCGTGGCCGGGCTGTGGGCGGTGTTCCGGTTCACCGCGCTCGGGCTCGCGGCGACCGCGGTGACCGAGAACCCGCGCGCCGCCGCGTCGCTGGGCTGGTCGCCGGACGCGGTGGCGAGCTGGGCGTGGCTGGCCGGGTCGGCACTGGCGGGGCTGGGCGGTGTGCTGCTCGCGCCGCTGCAGAATCCGTTGTCGGCCGGTGGTCTGATGCTGCTGATCGTCCCGGGGCTGGCGGTGGCGCTGGTCGCCCGGTTCCGGTCGCTGCCGGCGGTGCTGGCCGGGGCGCTGGCGCTGGGTGTCGTGGAGCTGGAGACCCAGGTCCACCTGATCGCGGACCATCCGGCCTGGCGTGGTGTCGACCGGGCCGTCCCGCTGGCGGTGATCGTGTTCTACCTGGCGGTGCGCGGGCGGGGCATCCCCGACCGCGGCCATGTCGCCGAGCGCCATCCGGTGCTCGGCAGCGGCCGGGTGCACTGGCGGGCGCTGGGGATCACGGTGGCCGGCGCGCTTGTCGCCGTGTGGTGGCTGCTGCCGGCGTCCTGGGTGAACGCGCTGAACGCGAACGCCATCTGGGCGACGATCATCCTGTCGGTCGTGGTGCTGGTCGGGTTCACCGGGCAGCTCTCGCTGGCGCAGCTCGCCTTCTCCGGGATCGCGGCCCTGATCGCCGGCCGGCTGGTCGCCACCCGGGGCTGGCCACTGGAGGCGGCTCTCGTGGTGGGCGTCGCCGGGACGGCCGTCGTCGGCGTGCTGTTCGCGCTGCCGGCGCTGCGCACCCGGGGCCTGCAACTGGCCGTCGTGACCCTCGGCCTCGGCGCCGCCGTGGACGCGCTGCTGTTCCAGCGCGGGTACCACTCGCCGGCGGCGAGCCCGCTCAGTGCCCTCTTCGGTGATCTCGGCACGCTGGAGGGGACGGAGGTCGGCGACGCGACCCTGTTCGGGATCAGCCTGGACAAGGTGACCCACCCGCGCGGGTTCGCGACCCTGTCGCTGCTCGCGTTCGTCCTGCTCGGGCTGGCGGTGGCGAACCTGCGGCGGGGGCGCGCGGGGCGGCGGCTGATCGCCGTCCGGACGAACGAGCGGGCCGCGGCGGCGCTGGGCATCAGCGTGGTCGGGGCGAAGCTGTACGCCTTCGCGCTGTCCGCCGCGATCGCCGGCTTCGGGGGAGTGCTGTACGCGTTCTACACCTACGGCGAGCGCGGCAACATCGACTACGGCGGCGGCCTGTTCTCGCCGTTCGCGTCCATTCTGCTGATCGCCTACGCGGTCGTCGGGGGAGTCGGCTGGATCAGCGGTTCCTTCGCCGGCGCGACGATGGCCGCCGAGGCGCTGGCGACGAGGGCCGGGGCCTGGGTGGGCAGCGTCCTCGGCCAGCTCGGGCTGCTGCTCCGCCTGCTCTTCGCCGCGGTCGCCGGTTCGCTGGGCCTCGCGGTCGGCCGCGCCGTCGTGCCGGCACCCGGGCCGGCGGCGGGTGCCGCGGGGCCGGGCGCGCCCGGCCCCGCGGTGCCGTCCGGTGCGGCGGCGGGTGCCGCGGGGCCGTCGGTCGCGGCGCGGGGCGCGTGGCCGCGGCGGGCGGTGCCGTGGGTGGTCACCGCGGCCTTCGCCGGAGCCGCCTTCGCGGCCGGGGGCCGGGTCGTCGACTGGCTGGCCGACCTCGACCGCTACGTCCCGCTGATCGGCGGCCTGGTGCTGGTCACGGTTCTCTCCCGGTCCGGGGGCGGTATGGCGCCGGAGAACGCCCGCACCGCCCGCCGGATCCTGGAGCGCCACTTCCCGAAGGCCGTCGAGCGGCGGATGGCCGCCGACACGGCCCGGGTCGTCCGCCTGCTCGGCCCCGTTCCGGCCCTCGAACCGGTCGCCACCGCACCGGCGGGCCCGGCGGGCCCGCCGGCCGGACCGCCGGTGAGCCCGGCGACAGGCCCAGGGACGGGACCGGCGACGGGACCGATCCGCCGGGTCGGCACGGTCGCCTACCCGGGCCGGCCGGCCACCCTGTCGGTGTGGGGACTGTCGGTGAGCTTCGGGTCGGTGGCCGCGGTCAGCTCGGTCGACCTGCGGGTCGAGCCGGGACGGGTCGTCGGCGTCATCGGTCCGAACGGCGCGGGCAAGACGACGGTGATTGACGCGATCACCGGCTACACCTCGTCGGTGTCGCGGTCCCTGATGCTCGGCGACACCCGGCTCGACCGGCTGCCGGCCCACCTGCGCGCCCGCGCCGGGATCAGCCGGTCGTTCCAGAACCTGGAGCTCTTCGAGGATCTCACGGTCATCGAGAACATCCAGGCCGCCTGTGACCCGCGGGACGCCCGCGCCTACGCCGGTGACCTGGTGCTGCCCCGCTCCCGGCCGCTGCCCGCCGCGGCCGCCGCCGCCGTGGAGGCCTTCGGCCTGCGCGACGACCTGCTCCGCACGGTCTCGGAGCTCTCCTACGGCCGCCGCCGGCTGCTGGCGATCGCCCGCGCGGTGGCGACCTGCCCATCCGTGCTGCTGCTGGACGAGCCGTGCGCGGGACTCGACGAGAACGAGAGCGCCGGGGTGGCCACGTTGCTGCGGCGGCTGGCGGACAACTGGGGGCTGGGGATCCTGCTCAACGAGCATGACATGGACGTGGTGATGCGGATCTGCGACCAGGTGGTCGTCCTCGACGGCGGCGAGGTGATCGCGCAGGGCACCCCGGGCCAGGTCCGGGTCGACCCACGGGTGCGCCGGGCCTACCTGGGTGACGCCACCGGCACCGGCCGCGTGGCAGCGGCGGGCACGGCCGGCTCGACCGGCTCGGCCGGCCGGTGA
- a CDS encoding ABC transporter ATP-binding protein gives MSPNPPVRGVPRPRTGPVAPVLSARGLSAGYGEGGPVVRGLDLDLRSGEVVTLLGPNGAGKTTTLLALSGALPPSGGTVSWNGRVTTAPLHQRARAGLAFVPEDRSVIMDLTVRENLRLGRADTEVALETFPELAGHLDRRAGLLSGGQQQMVALARALARRPAALLADELSLGLAPQLVERLLGAVRAAADGGLAVLLVEQHVRSALAVADRVIVLRHGQVAWAGPAAGVRADPDLLLGAYLPLA, from the coding sequence GTGAGCCCGAACCCGCCGGTCCGCGGTGTCCCGCGGCCCCGGACGGGGCCCGTCGCGCCGGTGCTCAGCGCGCGCGGGCTGTCGGCCGGCTACGGCGAGGGCGGCCCGGTGGTCCGGGGGCTCGACCTGGACCTGCGGTCGGGGGAGGTGGTCACCCTGCTCGGGCCGAACGGCGCCGGCAAGACGACGACGCTGCTCGCGCTGAGCGGGGCGTTGCCGCCCAGCGGCGGCACCGTCTCGTGGAACGGCCGGGTGACGACCGCCCCGCTGCACCAGCGGGCCCGGGCCGGCCTGGCCTTCGTCCCCGAGGACCGGTCCGTGATCATGGACCTGACCGTGCGGGAGAACCTGCGGCTCGGCCGCGCCGACACCGAGGTCGCCCTGGAGACGTTCCCCGAGCTCGCCGGGCATCTCGACCGGCGGGCGGGGCTGCTCTCCGGCGGCCAGCAGCAGATGGTCGCGCTCGCCCGGGCGCTCGCCCGCCGGCCGGCGGCGCTGCTCGCCGACGAGCTCTCGCTCGGTCTCGCACCCCAGCTGGTCGAACGGCTGCTCGGTGCCGTCCGGGCCGCGGCCGACGGCGGCCTCGCCGTGCTGCTCGTCGAGCAGCACGTGCGCAGCGCGCTGGCGGTGGCCGACCGGGTGATCGTCCTGCGGCACGGCCAGGTCGCGTGGGCGGGCCCGGCGGCGGGGGTGCGGGCCGATCCCGACCTGCTCCTGGGCGCGTACCTCCCCCTGGCCTGA
- a CDS encoding ABC transporter substrate-binding protein, which translates to MRRRLGLRLGAACAGAALALAACGGDGGEQGGGPATGSGDPVKLMIIAPVGTTGANHPEMVAAVRAAARGVNERGGIKGHPVEILHCNEKNDATAAKECAQRAVDEHVLAVVSTVNGSGGIMPILEEAGIPAIGSAGIAADGSELSSDVSFVVSPLTFYPAVCPSLLRKAGASKVGLVGYDLSASDRLITMAQAGGRAAGTPIDPELRIPITSSDLTPTVSQLSRAGADGAVLVVFDQAAYAVIGGGDPNLRTCHAAGTLSKEYLATLGPAADNLVVASAFPELSQAAEFPELKRMLSELDAEAAGGDADARAELRDSTETTGAWLSVQIAEKVGNAVSDDLTAKSLLEQLRATRGLDLGVIPPLDFTTPNPIPGVQRVFNTTMRGARWDSATHTFVPLGPETYPALDLLARGAS; encoded by the coding sequence GTGAGACGACGTCTGGGTCTGCGGCTCGGGGCCGCCTGCGCCGGGGCCGCGCTGGCGCTCGCCGCGTGCGGCGGCGACGGCGGCGAGCAGGGCGGTGGCCCGGCCACCGGTTCCGGCGACCCGGTCAAGCTGATGATCATCGCGCCCGTCGGCACCACCGGCGCCAACCACCCCGAGATGGTGGCGGCGGTCCGGGCCGCCGCCCGCGGCGTGAACGAACGCGGCGGCATCAAGGGCCATCCGGTGGAGATCCTGCACTGCAACGAGAAGAACGACGCCACCGCGGCGAAGGAATGCGCCCAGCGGGCGGTGGACGAGCACGTCCTGGCCGTGGTCTCCACCGTCAACGGCTCGGGCGGGATCATGCCGATCCTCGAGGAGGCCGGCATCCCGGCGATCGGGTCGGCCGGGATCGCCGCCGACGGTTCGGAACTCAGCTCGGACGTCAGCTTCGTCGTCAGCCCGCTCACGTTCTACCCGGCGGTCTGCCCGTCGCTGCTGCGCAAGGCGGGAGCGTCCAAGGTCGGGCTGGTCGGCTACGACCTGAGCGCGAGTGACCGCCTGATCACGATGGCCCAGGCCGGCGGGCGCGCGGCCGGGACGCCGATCGACCCCGAGCTGCGCATCCCGATCACCAGCAGCGACCTCACCCCGACCGTCTCGCAGCTGAGCAGGGCGGGCGCGGACGGCGCCGTCCTGGTGGTGTTCGACCAGGCCGCCTACGCGGTGATCGGCGGCGGGGACCCGAACCTGCGTACCTGCCACGCGGCCGGCACCCTCTCCAAGGAGTACCTCGCCACACTCGGGCCGGCCGCCGACAACCTCGTCGTCGCCAGCGCGTTCCCCGAGCTCAGCCAGGCCGCCGAGTTCCCCGAGCTCAAGCGGATGCTCTCCGAGCTGGACGCCGAGGCGGCCGGGGGCGACGCCGACGCGCGCGCCGAGCTCCGGGACTCCACGGAGACCACCGGGGCGTGGCTGTCCGTCCAGATCGCCGAGAAGGTCGGCAACGCCGTCTCGGACGACCTGACGGCGAAGAGCCTGCTCGAGCAGCTCCGCGCGACCAGGGGGCTCGACCTCGGCGTGATCCCGCCGCTGGACTTCACCACGCCCAACCCCATCCCGGGCGTGCAGCGCGTCTTCAACACGACGATGCGCGGTGCCCGCTGGGACAGCGCCACGCACACCTTCGTCCCGCTCGGGCCGGAGACGTACCCGGCGCTCGACCTGCTGGCCCGCGGCGCCTCCTGA
- a CDS encoding NADPH-dependent FMN reductase: MDDLHGAFATNGEGHNSEGLLARRRVRPGQELPARSGGDPLGGLDALSGLSGFTGPAARHERRRRPTIVGIGGTTRPDSTTLRALDTVLRTMAGAGAETVLLGSADLDLPMYVPDRRERTPAARRLISEVARADGLVIATPGYHGGMSGLVKNALDYLEDLRDAPRPYLDGRAVGLIVCADGPQTAGTALATLRSSVHALRGWPTPLGVSIDTSTPPFGPDGEVLDNRTASHLETLTDHIMGFAYAWSQVI; this comes from the coding sequence ATGGACGACCTGCACGGCGCGTTCGCGACGAACGGCGAGGGACACAACTCCGAGGGCCTGCTGGCCCGGCGCCGGGTACGCCCCGGTCAGGAGCTACCCGCTCGGTCGGGGGGTGACCCGCTGGGCGGCCTCGACGCGCTCAGCGGGCTGAGCGGGTTCACGGGCCCGGCCGCCCGGCACGAGCGGAGGCGCCGCCCGACCATCGTCGGCATCGGAGGGACGACCCGGCCGGACTCGACGACGCTGCGCGCGCTGGACACCGTCCTGCGGACGATGGCCGGCGCGGGAGCGGAGACCGTCCTGCTCGGCTCGGCCGACCTGGACCTGCCGATGTACGTCCCGGACCGGCGTGAGCGGACGCCGGCGGCCCGGCGGCTGATCAGCGAGGTCGCCCGGGCGGACGGGCTCGTCATCGCCACACCGGGCTACCACGGTGGCATGTCGGGCCTGGTCAAGAACGCCCTGGACTACCTGGAGGATCTGCGGGACGCGCCCCGCCCCTACCTCGACGGCCGCGCGGTCGGGCTGATCGTCTGCGCGGACGGCCCGCAGACCGCCGGCACCGCGCTCGCGACGCTGCGCTCGTCCGTGCACGCGCTACGCGGCTGGCCGACCCCGCTCGGCGTCTCGATCGACACCTCGACGCCGCCCTTCGGGCCGGACGGCGAGGTGCTCGACAATCGGACGGCGAGCCACCTGGAGACACTGACCGACCACATCATGGGCTTCGCCTACGCGTGGTCCCAGGTGATCTGA
- the soxR gene encoding redox-sensitive transcriptional activator SoxR, which produces MRSTDLLTLGEVVHRSGFTPSALRFYEREGLLTASRTSGGQRRYARHVLRRLAFIRAARNIGLSLEEVRAALRRLPDERTPTRADWTAISRDWRTRLDERIEALERLRDGLDSCIGCGCLSLQHCHMSNPDDRVAAFGPGAVALPATLRRSPDHS; this is translated from the coding sequence ATGCGCTCCACGGATCTTCTGACTCTCGGCGAGGTCGTGCACCGCAGCGGGTTCACCCCGTCGGCGCTGCGCTTCTACGAGCGGGAGGGCCTGCTCACGGCGAGCCGGACCAGCGGCGGCCAGCGGCGCTACGCCCGCCACGTGCTGCGCCGGCTGGCGTTCATCCGGGCCGCGCGCAACATCGGTCTGAGCCTGGAGGAGGTCCGCGCGGCGCTGCGCCGGCTGCCCGACGAGCGGACCCCGACCCGCGCGGACTGGACGGCGATCTCCCGCGACTGGCGCACCCGCCTCGACGAGCGGATCGAGGCGCTGGAACGGCTGCGTGACGGTCTCGACTCCTGCATCGGCTGCGGCTGTCTGTCCCTGCAGCACTGCCACATGTCCAACCCGGACGACCGGGTCGCCGCGTTCGGCCCGGGCGCGGTCGCGCTGCCCGCCACGCTGCGGCGCAGCCCCGACCACTCCTGA
- a CDS encoding PD40 domain-containing protein, translating to MITGDGTLSRFLHLPDHLDSEITGPAFSPDGRRLYFSSQRGRDGRSRAGMAFEVSGPFRR from the coding sequence ATGATCACAGGCGACGGCACCCTCTCCCGCTTCCTGCACCTGCCGGACCACCTCGACTCCGAGATCACCGGCCCGGCCTTCAGCCCCGACGGACGCCGGCTGTACTTCTCCTCCCAGCGGGGGAGGGACGGCCGCAGCCGGGCCGGGATGGCTTTTGAGGTGTCCGGCCCGTTCCGTCGGTGA
- a CDS encoding UDP-glucose--hexose-1-phosphate uridylyltransferase gives MLVSVFPSDDVPGPDDQSGPAGEDDWRGAAHPSGNPAAAGLPAAAPPANGPAAHRRHDPLGDRWVIVSAGRVSRPWRGGQEVVASAVGTYDPECHLCPGNVRASGAANPDYAGVYVFDNDFPALRPEPAGPAGPVEPAGPVESAGPADHAVPADPSGLGARTAGLLHAEPGIGTCRVVCFDPGHDQSLASLGPDRVRAVVDTWADQERELGRTWNWVQIFENRGAAMGASSPHPHGQIWASSFLPDLAAVEDRTQRDHLRSRGTSLLVDYAELEAELAAAGRPVAGRVTPGRVADGVDGVDGPGRAANRVVVANDHWLVVVPYWAFWPFETLVLPRRPVGLLQHLTDAERDALAQALRSLLGCYDALFDSPFPYSMGWHAAPGVRPDPAAPVPAHWQLHAHFHPPLLRSPTVRKHLVGYEMFAGVLRDITPEDAADRLRAAGARAESRQRSSHQG, from the coding sequence GTGCTGGTCTCGGTTTTCCCGTCCGATGACGTTCCTGGTCCGGACGATCAGTCCGGGCCGGCTGGCGAGGACGACTGGCGCGGTGCGGCGCACCCGTCGGGCAACCCGGCCGCGGCCGGGTTGCCCGCCGCCGCGCCGCCGGCGAACGGGCCCGCGGCGCACCGGCGGCACGACCCGCTGGGCGATCGCTGGGTCATCGTCTCGGCGGGCCGGGTGTCGCGCCCGTGGCGTGGCGGCCAGGAGGTGGTCGCCAGCGCCGTGGGGACCTACGACCCCGAGTGCCACCTCTGCCCGGGAAACGTGCGCGCCTCCGGCGCGGCCAATCCCGACTACGCCGGCGTGTACGTGTTCGACAACGACTTCCCGGCGCTGCGCCCCGAACCCGCCGGCCCGGCCGGGCCCGTGGAGCCGGCTGGGCCCGTGGAGTCGGCCGGGCCCGCCGACCACGCGGTGCCCGCTGATCCGTCCGGGCTGGGGGCGCGGACGGCGGGGCTGCTGCACGCCGAACCGGGCATCGGCACCTGCCGGGTCGTCTGCTTCGACCCGGGCCATGACCAGTCGCTGGCGAGCCTGGGGCCGGACCGGGTGCGGGCGGTGGTCGACACCTGGGCCGACCAGGAACGTGAGCTCGGCCGGACCTGGAACTGGGTGCAGATCTTCGAGAACCGCGGCGCCGCGATGGGGGCCTCCAGCCCGCACCCGCACGGGCAGATCTGGGCGTCGTCGTTCCTGCCCGACCTCGCCGCCGTCGAGGACCGCACGCAGCGCGACCATCTGCGTTCCAGGGGCACCTCGCTGCTCGTCGACTACGCCGAGCTCGAGGCCGAGCTCGCCGCCGCGGGCCGGCCCGTGGCGGGCCGAGTCACCCCGGGCCGAGTCGCCGACGGCGTGGACGGCGTGGACGGCCCCGGCCGGGCCGCGAACCGGGTGGTCGTGGCGAACGACCACTGGCTCGTCGTCGTCCCCTACTGGGCGTTCTGGCCGTTCGAGACGCTGGTGCTCCCGCGTCGCCCGGTCGGTCTGCTCCAGCACCTGACCGACGCCGAACGGGACGCGCTGGCGCAGGCGCTGCGCTCCCTGCTCGGCTGCTACGACGCGTTGTTCGACTCGCCCTTCCCCTATTCGATGGGCTGGCACGCGGCGCCGGGCGTGCGACCGGATCCCGCCGCGCCAGTGCCCGCGCACTGGCAGCTGCACGCCCACTTCCACCCGCCGCTGCTGCGGTCACCGACCGTCCGCAAGCACCTGGTGGGCTACGAGATGTTCGCGGGCGTGCTGCGTGACATCACCCCGGAGGACGCCGCCGACCGGCTGCGGGCCGCCGGGGCGCGCGCGGAGAGCCGACAGCGGAGCTCACACCAGGGCTGA
- a CDS encoding alpha/beta hydrolase family esterase — protein sequence MRVTAGGRLLAALFVIVGIPLAAVPVALMYDGGSPPAVTTATSTSTPSPSSPATASTMHRATDRTTDRTAVEAATGGPAYTREITLRSGRSYDLHTTVRSGPPRPLVVLLHAYAHTAADMRDISGATPFADEHGFVLAYGHAVDGAWNAGTCCAGTNGQDDIAYLRELVADVARRTPVDRGRVYVWGYSNGGMLAARAVCEAPDVFAAAGVVAGHLLVPCDQARVRMMHIHGTADTTVPWRGGWSDYVHVTFPDARTESERVTSSSTVVGIPWDGGHAWPWWATGTLWGFSEQWSGTTALPGTR from the coding sequence GTGCGGGTGACGGCCGGCGGCAGGCTCCTGGCGGCGCTGTTCGTGATCGTCGGCATTCCGCTGGCCGCCGTGCCGGTGGCCCTGATGTACGACGGTGGATCACCTCCCGCGGTAACAACGGCCACATCCACATCCACGCCCTCGCCCTCGTCTCCGGCCACCGCGTCCACCATGCACCGGGCCACCGACAGAACCACCGACCGGACCGCGGTCGAGGCCGCCACCGGGGGTCCGGCCTACACCAGGGAGATCACGCTCCGATCGGGGCGTAGCTACGACCTGCACACGACCGTCCGTTCCGGGCCGCCCAGGCCGCTCGTCGTGCTGTTGCACGCCTACGCCCACACCGCGGCCGACATGCGCGACATCAGCGGGGCCACCCCGTTCGCGGACGAGCACGGGTTCGTGCTCGCCTACGGGCACGCCGTGGACGGAGCCTGGAACGCCGGCACCTGCTGCGCCGGGACGAACGGGCAGGACGACATCGCCTACCTGCGCGAGCTCGTGGCCGACGTGGCCCGGCGGACCCCGGTGGACCGCGGCCGCGTCTATGTCTGGGGCTACTCCAACGGCGGGATGCTGGCGGCCCGCGCGGTCTGCGAGGCACCGGACGTCTTCGCGGCGGCCGGCGTCGTCGCGGGCCACCTGCTCGTCCCCTGCGACCAGGCACGTGTCCGGATGATGCACATCCACGGCACGGCGGACACCACCGTGCCCTGGCGGGGAGGCTGGTCGGACTACGTCCACGTCACGTTCCCGGACGCCCGCACGGAGTCGGAGCGGGTCACCAGCTCGTCGACGGTGGTGGGGATCCCCTGGGACGGCGGGCACGCCTGGCCGTGGTGGGCCACGGGCACCCTGTGGGGCTTCTCCGAGCAGTGGTCCGGGACGACGGCCCTCCCCGGCACCCGCTGA